Proteins encoded in a region of the Mixophyes fleayi isolate aMixFle1 chromosome 5, aMixFle1.hap1, whole genome shotgun sequence genome:
- the BZW2 gene encoding eIF5-mimic protein 1 produces MNKHQKPVLTGQRFKTRKRDEKEKFEPTVFRDTIIQGLNEAGNDLEAVAKFLDTTGSRLDYRRYADTLFDILIAGSMLAPGGTRIDDGDKTKVTTNCVFGADEDYETMRNYAQVFSKLIRRYKYLEKAFEEEIKKLLLFLKAFSEAEQTKLAVLTGILLANGTLPAAILTSLFTENIVKEGISASFAVKLFKAWMAEKDDNAVTSSLRKANLDKRLLELFPTNRQTVEHFAKYFTDAGLKELSDFLRVQQTLGTRKELQKELQERLSQECPIKEVVLYLKEEMKRNDLAEPAVIGLLWTCVMNAVEWNKKEELVAEQALKHLKQYAPVLAVFSTQGQSELVLLQKVQEYCYDNIHFMKAFQKIVVLFYKADVLGEEAILKWYKEAHIAKGKSVFLEQMKKFVEWLQNAEEESESEGEEN; encoded by the exons ATGAATAAGCACCAGAAGCCAGTGCTAACAGGCCAGCGGTTTAAAACCAGAAAGAGGG ATGAGAAAGAGAAGTTTGAACCTACAGTATTTCGGGATACTATCATCCAGGGTCTTAACGAAGCAGGAAACGATTTGGAAGCAGTAGCGAAATTTCTGGACACGACTGGCTCGCGCCTGGATTATCGCCGCTATGCGGATACGCTGTTTGACATTCTCATAGCTGGGAGCATGCTAG CCCCGGGAGGAACTCGTATTGATGATGGAGACAAAACTAAGGTGACCACCAACTGCGTCTTTGGAGCCGATGAGGATTATGAGACGATGCGTAATTATGCCCAG GTCTTCAGCAAGCTGATCAGAAGATACAAATATCTGGAAAAAGCCTTTGAAGAAGAAATCAAGAAG CTGCTGCTATTTCTAAAGGCGTTTTCTGAAGCCGAACAAACCAAGTTGGCCGTGCTAACTGGGATCTTATTGGCCAACGGAACTCTCCCAGCCGCCATTCTCACCAGCCTGTTTACTGAAAACATAGTGAAAGAAG GTATTTCGGCGTCTTTCGCCGTAAAGCTTTTCAAAGCATGGATGGCAGAGAAGGACGACAACGCCGTTACATCATCCTTAAGAAAAGCAAATCTAGACAAGCGATTACTG gagctgtttccaaccaatcgACAAACGGTTGAACATTTCGCAAAGTATTTCACCGATGCCGGCCTGAAAGAACTTTCCGATTTCCTGAGAGTCCAGCAGACTCTGGGAACCCGCAAGGAACTGCAGAAAGAACTTCAGGAGCGTTTATCTCAAGAATGTCCGATCAAAGAG GTAGTGCTGTACTTGAAGGAAGAAATGAAACGCAATGATTTAGCGGAGCCGGCCGTCATCGGGCTCCTGTGGACCTGTGTGATGAACGCCGTGGAGTGGAACAAGAAGGAGGAACTTGTGGCAGAACAGGCTCTGAAGCATTTGAAG CAATACGCGCCGGTATTGGCCGTCTTCAGCACCCAAGGCCAATCAGAACTTGTCTTACTGCAGAAAGTTCAGGAATACTGTTATGATAACATCCACTTCATGAAGGCCTTCCAGAAGATCGTGGTCCTCTTTTATAAAG cCGATGTCCTCGGTGAGGAAGCCATTTTGAAGTGGTACAAGGAAGCGCACATCGCTAAGGGGAAAAGCGTCTTCCTCGAACAGATGAAGAAATTTGTTGAGTGGTTGCAAAATGCAGAAGAAG